The sequence below is a genomic window from Sorangiineae bacterium MSr12523.
CCCGCGCAGGATTTCGAGTGCACGGCAAAGCTCTCGGACCCCGCGTTGCTCATGCTTCTTCCCGAGCCGGCCGATGCACCAAAGGCGGTCGTTCTCTCGCATGCCAATCTTCTTGCATCCATGGCATCCAAGGCGGAACGGCTGGAGCTCACGGCGGCCGATGTCACGCTCAACTGGGTCCCGTTCAATCACGGCGCCGCGCTCCTGGAGACCCACCTCTTGCCGCTCTATCTCGGCGCCACCCAGGTGCATTCCGGCCCCGCCGCCATCTTCGCCAATCCTTTGCGCCTTCTGCACCTCGTCGATCGCCACCGGGTTTCGATGACCTTCGCGCGAAACACGGTCTTTGCCCAGATCGTCGCCGCACTTGGCTCCCCGGAAGCTGCGCCGCTGGCGGTCGATCTATCGTGCGTGCGGCATATCGTCTCCGGAGGCGAACCCGTCGTCGTCGAGACGGGGCGCGCCTTTCTCGAACGGCTCTCAGCGTGCGGTTTGGCACGCACGGCGCTGCGCCCCGCCTTCGGCAGGCCGGAGACGTGCGCCGGATCGATTTATTCGAGTGAGTTCCCCGAACGGGACGCGAACCGCGAGTTCGCATCGCTCGGATTGCCCCTCCCGGGTCTGGAAATGCGCGTCATCGATGGGGAATTGGAATTGCGCGGCCCAATGGTCTTTTCGTCCTATTGCAACGACGCAGACGCGACGCGTGCAGCGTTCACGGCCGACGGATGGTTCCGGACGCGAACCTCGGGATGCATCGAGGATGGGCGATTGCGATTGGTCGACCCGACGAAGTTCGAATAACGACGAAGTACCAGGAGACACCGCCATGGAAACAGGACGCCCGAGTGAGACTGCACGACTCGCCGCTGTGATGCGTGCGGCACACCGCCTTCTCGACCACCCCCCGTGGATCTTCGAGGACGGCTTTGCGGCGCCCCTCGCCGGAATCGACGACGAAGCTACGTTGCGGGCATCGGTGAGTGCTTTCCGAGAGGAACTCACGCGTAGGTTCTCGTCGGATTGTGCACATGCTTTGATGCGCCACATCCGGGCCGATGTGACGCTTCGTGCGCGTTACGTCGAGGACGAGCTCGAGAAAGCGATGCAGCGCGGTGTCGCGCAATACGTCATCCTGGGCTCTGGGCTGGACTCGTTCGCATACCGCAGACCGGATTTGGTCGGAAAACTGCATATCTTCGAGGTGGACCACCCGGCGACGCAGGCCAGAAAACAGGCGCGCCTGCGGGAGTTGGGCACAGCGTTGCCAGCGCACGTCACCTTCGTCCCGGTCGACTTCGAACGGCAGTCGATGAGGGAACGACTTTGCGAATCGGGATACCGCGAAGACGTTCCCGCGTTCTTTTCCTGGCTCGGTGTCACGTGGTACCTCACCGAGGATGCCATCGTCGCGACGCTGAAAGAAGTCGCGCACGCCGCGAGCGGTAGCGAAATCGTGCTCGATTGTGCGCTGCCCAAGTCGCTTCTCGACCAAGGGCAACGGGAGATTCTGGCCATGCTCGGGTCCTTGACCGCCACCCACGGCGAGCCGGTTCGGACCGAGTTCCAGCCCGTTCGCATGGTGGCCCTCTTGCGCGAGGTCGGATTTTCGCAGGTGCAAGATCTCGGCGCCCACGACATCAATGCCCTTTATGCGAAAGCGCGCATCGACGGGCTTCGATTCCCCGGGTTGCTGCATTTGTTGAAAGCGACATTGTAATTACAAGAGATCCGCTAAGCGGCCGAGCCAGCGGTGGCGTTTGAAGGCCGCGCGAAACACCGTACGGAATCCATGATAGGTGGCGGCCGAATAGGGGAACATCAGCGGATTGCGCTCTGGCAATTGGATTCGCGGATGATTGATGTGGCGCGCATGGCACATCGCCCGAAGCGAATCATCGGAGTGCACGCGACCGTAGCCGGAATCTTTGATGCCACCGAAGGGAGCTTCCGGCGCCCCGTAGGCGAAGAGGACCTCGTTGATCATGACGGTGCCTGCCTCCACGCGGGCGGCGATGGCGCGGGCGCGCGTCATGTCCCGTGAAAAGACGTACGCGTTCAATCCGAGGTGAGAATCGTTGGCGATGCGAAGCGCTTCGTCCTCGTCGCGGACCTTCATGATCGGCACGATGGGGCCGAAGATTTCCTCGCGCATCACCGACATGTCGAGGGTGCATTCGGTAAGAATGGTCGGCTCGAAGAAGGTCCCCGGACCGGCCACGCGCTTTCCGCCCGTGGCCACCGTTGCACCGTGCGCCAGGGCATTCCGGATGTGCGCTTCGGCGATCTCGGTCTGTTTCGCGAAGGTGATCGCGCCCATGTCGACGTAATTCGAGCGCGGATCGCCCTGCCGCAGCTCGCGTGTGAGCGTCACGACCCGATCGACGAGTGCAGGATACACGCTTTCATGCGCCAGCACCCGCTCGACCGAAATGCACAATTGACCCGAGTTCGAGAAACCGCCCGCAACGATGGCCCGCGCGGTGCGTTCGATGTCGCAATCGGAGCACGCGATCAGCGGCGCCTTGCCACCCAGTTCGAGCACGCACGGGATCAAGCGCTCCGCGCATGCGGCACCGACACGCCGGCCGCCGCTTACGCCGCCGGTGAAGATCACCTTCTGCACGCCCGCGTCGATCAATGCGGCGCCGGTCCGCGCGTCGCCAGTCACCACCTGGAATAGATCCGGAGGGAGCCCGGCGGCATCCAGAATTTCTTTGGCCTTCAGCAGAATCAAGGGCGTGAGCTCCGACGGCTTGACCACCACGGCATTGCCGGCGACGAGCGCCTCGATGACGCTCCCCATCGGGATGGCCAACGGCACATTCCATGGCGAGATGACACCAATGACGCCCATGGGCACGTGCGTGACGTAGCTGCGGAGCCATTTCATATGGTGCAGCTCGATGGACTGGTCGGCGAGGATCCGAGCGGCATGTCGCGTGAAGTAATGACACGCGTCGACGACGAAAAGGACTTCGCTCAAGGCCTCGTTCTTCGGCTTTCCGGTCTCCGACACGAGGAGATCGACGAGCTCCTCGTCGTGCTCGAGAAATGCGTCGATCACTCGGGCGACCCGTTCGGCGCGGGCCGCAACGGACAGCTCGCCCCATGGGCGCTGAGCCCTGCGCGCGCGTTCCACCGCCGCGCGCACGTCGCCATCGTTCATCTGCGGGGCTTCGCCCAAACGCGTTCCATCGATGGGCGAGCGAACCAAAAGATGGTCATTCATGACGTCGACCGCGTATCGAGGTGGGCGCGTAAAGCATCTGCGGCTTCGTCTTCCGACATGTCGTCGATCTCGAGGTCGACCAACGTCGGAGCTTCCGATGGGGTCGGAATCGAGATGTTGCCTCGAAGTTTTTCGCCGAGGAGCGCTCCGAGCTCTTTCAAAGTCGGATAACTGAAGAGAACGGCCGGCGAAAGATCGAACGGGAGCTGGCGAACGAGCTCGCCGCAGAATCGGACGCCGGTCAGCGAATCGACCCCGAGCTCGGCGAACGACTTGGTGACGCCAAGCGTGTCCTCCGGTACCCCGAGCAAGCTCGCAAGAAGCCCGCGCACATTTTCGGTGGCTCGTGCAGCCCGTAGCTCGCCGTCGCTCTCGCGTTCGATGGCCGCGAGGTCGATGCTGAAAGCGGCGGTGTCGGCCCTGGGAGCCGTGCCGCTTCGCGCTGCGATTCCGAGCGAGGCGGCGTCGAAGAGCTGTTTGCACGTGACGCGCGAGACTTTGCCCATGCCGGTTCGCGGAAGCTGCCCCGGCGACAGGAACAGAATTTCGTGAACGCGGACTCCGAACTCGCGTGCGACGACGCCGCGAATGGCGTCGGTTCCCTCCTCGATGCTGTGGGGTGCTTCGGCGCCCCGCGGTTCGGTCGCGATGAGGAGCTCCTCGACCCCGTTCACGTCGCTGGAGAACGCGATGGTGGAGTTCGCGCCGAGCCATCGGAGGGTCCGTTCGAGCGTCGCCTCGATGTCTTCCACGTAGTGCTTTCGCCCGCGCACGACGATCACGCCTTTTCGCCGGCCGGTGATGAAGAGGTGGTCCTCGTAGATGGCTCCGAGGTCGCCGGTGCGGAAGAACGGCCCCTTCGAATCGGCGGTCTGCGCGCGATAGAGCTCTTCGGTCTCCTCCGGCCGATTCCAATAGCCGTCCATCGTATAGGGCGTCGCAACCCAGATTTCCCCGATCATTCCCTTTTTCAGGATTTCGCGCGTCTCGGGGTCGACAATCTCGATCCGAGCACCGGGGAGCATGAAACCGGACGACGAAAGCAGCGGGATCCCTCCTTCGGAGGCCTCCTGCAGACGCCCTTCGCCCATGGCGGTGCGATCGAAACATCTCGTTTCGCCGGCGCCGATGGATCCGGTGATGTATCCCGTTTCCGACGTGCCATATCCCGCGATGAACAGTTTCGGACGAAAACCGCTATCGCGAAATGCTTCCGTGAATGCCTTCAAGGTCTCGGGGCGTACCTTTTCGCCCATGCTCATGACGTGCGTCCAGCAGCTCAGATCGAGTTGCTTGCGTTCGGCTTCGGTGGTCGAAGAGACGCACCAATCGAGCGCGAAGTTGGGTGTCACGGCATAGACCTGTTGCCCCGCATGGCGGGAAATCGCCGATAGCCAAAGGACCGGCGAACAGGCAAACGCCGCCGGCTCGATGTACCACCCGGGCATCTTGGCCCCGGTGAGGCATTTGATGAGGAAGCCGTATCCGGCCATCGAATGGGTGAATGGAAGCCATGTGACTTCGACGTTCGGCTGCCCGAACGGGCTCTCCGCCGAGCTCGAAGCGATGAATGCCCCCGCGACCCTGAGCAAGCTGCCGTGGGTCGCGCGCGTCCCTTTGGGCGCGCCGGTCGATCCCGATGCATACTGAATCAGGGCCACATCCTTCACCGTCGGCGTATCGACCGACGGCGCATCGCCCGCCACGCGCCCGAAAAGGTCTTCGAGGTCGGGGAAAACCCACTTCAATTTGGCGCCGAGTGCGCGCGTGGTGGGATCGCTCTCGAGCGCCGCCTTCGTGACCGGTGACGAAATGCAAACCGTGGCACCCGAATCGGTGGCCACGTTCGAAATGCGCATTACGTTTCCCGCCGGCCGCCCGGGCCCCGGCGGATCGACCGGGACCGCGATCAGGCCGGCATAGAGGGCACCCCAGAGGGCCACGCCGAATTCACGCCCCGAATCGTAGGCGATCAGCGCTCGCTCCCCGGGCGCCGCGATCCGAACGAGCTCGCGCGCGAGGTTCGTGGCCGCGCGATCGAGCTCGGCGAAGGTGAGCGCCACTTCGCGTCCACCGTCTTCGATGAAGGTGGCCATCGCCTTGTCGGGGACGGTCGCCACGTGATGGCGAAACAACTCGATGGCGTTGTTCGCGGGCGGTAGCAGCTTGGAAAGATCGACGCTCATTTCCCGAACTCCGACACTTCCCGCACTTCCATGGTGCCGTACGAAGCCCCGGGGCACTTGGCAGCCCACGCGAGCGCTTCGTCCTTGGAATCGACTCGAATGAGGTAATATCCACCGACGGCAGACGGCTCACCCCAAGGGCCGTCGACGACGGTGCGCTCGCCATTTCGAACCTGGACACGCGAGCCTTTGCTCGAGGGCTGGAGCGATTCGACCGCGAGCAGAACGCCCGCATTCTGCATTTCCATGGTGAAGGCCATATATTTACCGAATATTTCTTCTTTGTATTGGGGCGTCGAGTTGGCCCATGCCGATTCGTCGCTGGTCACGAACATGAAATAACGCATTGTCGATTCTCCTTATCGTCGGGGTGCCGGCGGTGATTCCGGGATGGGGGTCGTTCCTACGAAGCGGCGGTGAAGTCGGCGCCCGGCGGTCGACGTCAGCACCTTGGCCACCACACGCGGTTGGAAGAGCAACGTCGCCGTACCGGTGAGATCGAATGCGGGAAACAGGCGACGGCGCAGGGCACCATCGTGGTGAGCCGCCTCAATGGCCCATTTCATGTATCGTCCGACCGCAGCCGGCACATTCGGACGCGTTCCTTCGGTGTCCGGCCAACGGAAATCCGATGCCGTGGCGAGAGCCCATGGGCCGGCCAAGAACGTGGCCTGCTCGCGAAAGAAGGCTCGCTCGAATCGTGCTCTTGGACCGCTGCGCCGCAGCACCTGCCCCAAGATGGCGGCGCAGACCGCCGACGCGGCCATGCCTTGGCCATAGACCGGATTGAAAGCGCACGCGGCATCGCCCACCGCCACGAAACCGGCCGGCCCCGCGGTCCAACGCTCGTAGCGCCGAAACACGTTGGCCATCGATCGAAAGCCATGAATGGGCGAGATGGGCTCCGCCTGGGAGAGGACCCTCGAAGCCATCGGTGAGCTCAAACTCGCGAAATGTGCGAGAAACCCCTGTTCGTCCGTCGGTGGATAGGCCCGATTGAACCCCGATGCCGTGACCAACCAGCAGTCATCCTCGATTGGAAAGATCACGCCGCCGCGCGGCCTTCCGGGTTCGGCTTCGACCCAGAGCCCCTTCCACCACCAGTCCGCCGGGCGGCGCGGCGGGGGACGATAAAAGCGCGAGGCGTATCCCGCGTGCGCATCCACACGCTCCGTTTGCGGCGGGGTCACTCCCAATTCCCGCAGCCACGCGTCGATGGCGGTGTTGCGCCCGCTGGCATCGACCACGAGTTCGGCCAGCAGCTCGGGCAATTCCCGCTCTCGCGTTCCGCTGCGCAGCCGCACGCCGCGCACCTGGCCGGGCGTTCCCAGGAGGCCGAGCACCTGCACGCCGTCGATGACGCGCACCTTGGTCTGCTGTCGAAAGAGCGCGCGCATCGTGCCTTCGAGCAAGTTGCGGCTCGCCCAGAGCACCTCGGCGGTGGCGCCGAGCGTTTGCCATCCGAAGGTGCGCCGCACCGCCATGTCGGTACCGATGTCGAACCGCACGGCACCGCCGGCCAACATCGCGGCCACGAAGCCGGGAAAGAGCTTCTCCATTTCCCGCTCGCCGCGAGGCAGCAGTACGTGCGTGTGCCGGCTCTGCGGCACGCCGGGGCGAGCGGCGATCCCCTCGGGCAGAAGATCCCGCTCGAGCATCACCACTTCGTCGAAAAAGTCGCCGAGTACGCGCGCAGTGCACATGCCGGCCAGGCTTCCCCCGATGACGATGGCGCGGGTCACTTCGAAATCCCTTCGATGAAGTCGACGATTCGGCTCGCCAGTTCGGCAAACTCCAGGCGGATGTAATCGTGCCCTCCGGCGAAGGTCCACTCGGTCAGCGCACCGCCGCTCCGCCGCCACACGTCCAAGCTTTCGTCCTGAAGCTTCCCGTCGCCTCGACTGGTCGCCATCACGATGGGGCAGGACAGCTTCCATTTCGGATCGAAATCGAAGTTCCACGCGCACTGCTCGCCGAACGCGTTCAAGAAACGTCGTCTCGCTTCCGGGGTTTTGCGGTGGACGGGAACACCCTCCAAATCGGCAATGGTCATCAAGAATCGCTCGTCGCGAAACTGCTCGCGGGTGGTCGTTCGCTGGATGGTGGACGAATTGGTCGGGTTCGACAGAACGACGCACATCGGCTCGATCGCATGTCGTTCGAGCTCGACGACGGTCGCGTACGCAATCAAAGCACCGAGGCTATGCCCCAGGCATGCGAACGGCGCTTTGGGTAATGCCATGAGGGCGCCGGCGACTTGCAAGGTCAGGGACGCCAACGGCCGATGGCCCGATGCGTTCGAATCGAAACGCTCCGAGTCCCAACTTGGATATTCGACGGCCACGAGCTCCCAATCCTCCGGCAAGACTGGAACCCACTCTTGAAAATCCGTCGCACAGCCGCCGCGGCCCGTGAAGCAGACGAGCCGCAGACGCGGCGCCGGGCCGCCGCTCTTCAGGATCGTGAGCGGCGCTGGGACGTCGGACAGCTCGGCTTTTCGGGCGTCTTTCACGCCGGCGTGAAGCGCGTCGAATTTGGCGGCCACTCGAGCGCTCAGGTCGTGCACGGTTGCTTGAGCAGCAATATCCGAAGGAACCAATTGGACATTCAGCTCTTCTTCGACCGATTGCCGCACCTCCAGGGCAATGAGCGAGTCCAATCCGAGATCGTGGAGCACGTCGGTGGTCTTCAGCGTGTGCTTCGGCATTCGGGTTGCCTTGGCGAGGAGGCCGCGCAGCGTGTCCTCGATGGCCGCAAACCGCTTTTCCCGCGGAAGATTGGCAATGCGCGAATAGGCTCGAATCACCGCCTGGGTGGGGGCGACCAACTCGGAGACGAAACGGTTTTTCGGCAATTTGGCTCGCGACAAGGGGACGATGCCGACGCAGGCCCGCGGCGAAACGAAGACGTGCTCCAAGGCCGCGATCCCTTCCGCCGCCGTGAGGACGCCCATGCCTTGCGTGGCGAGATAGCGCGTGGTGTGCGCAGCGACCTGCGTGGCCATGCCTACGTCGCTCCACGCGGTGAAATGGATGCTGAGCGCCGGCAGGGCGCGTGCACGGCGGTAATGCGCCAAGCCGTCGAGGAAGGCATTTGCCGCCGCGTAGCTGGCCTGCCCCGGCGATCCGAACAGCGATGCGACGGACGAGAAGAGGACGAAAAAGTCGAGCGATAGACCGCGCGACACCTCGTGCAAGTTCCACCCGCCGTCGAGCTTCGCGCGGCCGATCGCCTCGAGTCGCGGCGCATCCAGCTCCGCGAGGGGCGTCATATCCGGCACACCGGCGGCGTGGATGATCCCAGAGAGAGGCGGCATCGATGTGCGGATTTCGTCGACGACGGCGCGGAGTCGCTCGGCGTCGGCGACGTCGACGGAGAACGTGGCGACGCTGGCGCCTTCCGCACGCACGCCCTCGAGCACCTGTTCCACGTCCGAGGGCGGGGCACGCCGCCCGAGCAATGCAAAGTGCCTGGCTCCGCGCGCGGCCATCCACTTGACGACCTCGAGCCCGAGCCCTCCGAGGCCGCCCGTCACGAGGTACGTGGCATCGGACTTGAACGAGGGTGCGGGGTTCTCGGGCACGTAAAACACCAGCCGTGCGACATAGCGCTCGGCACCCCGAAGAACGATGCGGTTCTCGTCCCCTCCTGCGAGAAGCTCGTCTGCGAGACACCCGATGTCGGTTGCTGCGTCGAGATCGAGCAAGCGGCAGTCGAGCTCCGGCATTTCCTGGACGACGGCCATACCGAACCCCCAAAGCGGCGCCTGTTCCACGGAGACCGCCTCGTTCTCGACGGATTGAGCCCCTTCGGTGAGCAGCCAGAGCCGCGGAAGCTGCGCCCACCCGGTGCCCGCGAGCGCCTGCACGAGATGGAGCGCGCTGATCGAACCGAGGGTTTGCGCCTGCTGGATCCGCGCAAGCGAAGGCTCGGCGGCAGCGGCGTTCGCGCTCCAGAGGTGCACCACACGGCTCCGCCCGGACGACGAAGCGAGGGCCGCGCGCACGTCATCTTCCGCGAGAAGGCGGACGAAATGCGCCGGCTCGCGCGGGTCGATCACGTAGTCGCGCGCGCCTCGACGCGCGTACGCCTCCCCCGCCGTTACACGGACGCAGATCGCACCCTGCGACGCGAGATGCGCCTCGAGCGCCGCGCCACGACCCGCCGAATCGGCGAAGATCAACCATCCGCCACCGCCGTCGCCGGGCTCTTCGACGAGAGGAGACGCGCGCCACTCCAATGCGCAATGCTCCTCGCGCGAGGAAGCTTTCGGACGCCCGCCTTCGAGCCAATAGCTTTGCCGTTGCCAGGGGTACGTCGGGAGCGAAATCGTGCGGCCCCGCGTCGGATACGCTTTGGACCAATCGATGGGGTAGCCCGCGCAGTGGAGAGCTCCGAGCGATTCGAGCATCGTGGGCCGCTCCTCTTCGTTCCGGCGCAGCGATGCGAGCGCGCGCGCGGACTTCTTTTGCGCGCCCCATGTCTCGTTCATCGCGGCCGCGAGGACCGGATGAGGGCCCATCTCCAAGAACGCTTCGTACCCTCGTTGCACGAGATCGCGAATGCATGCGGCGAAAAGAACCGGCTTCAAGATCTGCTGACCCCAATAGTCGGCATCGAAGAAGGTCCCCTGCTCGGCCTGGCCGCGCGCGGTCGACATGAGCAGCACGGTCTTCGTCTCGTTCGGAGAGAGCTCGCGCAGGCGCCCGCGCAGTTCCTCTCCGAAGCCTTCCATTTGGGCGCTATGAAATGCGTATTCGACGGGCAGCCATTTGGCTTCGATCCCCCGAACCCCAAGCTGCGCGGCCAATGTCTGGAGCGCGGCTGCTTCGCCGGAGAGGACCGTCGCGTTGGGGCTGTTGCTCGCGCCAATCGACACGCGCGGGCCGTACTCCGCAATGAGCCGCTCGGCCGATGCAGACGGCAATGCCACGGACAGCATTTTCCCGAGGCCCGTTGCCTTCTGCATGATCTGGCCCCGCAGCACCACGAGGCGCGCAGCGTCTTCGAGGGTCAATGCACCGGCCACGTGCGCGGCTGCAACCTCGCCGATGCTGTGCCCGACGACGGCGTCGGGCGACACTCCCCACGAGCGCCACAGTGCGGCCAGCGACACCTGCAGCGCGAAGAGCGCCGGCTGCGCCACCGCGGTCTGATTCATTCGATCATCGCTGGGCGCAGGCCCTCCCGCAGCGCGAATATGCTCGTAGCAGGCTTCCCATGCGGCGCGGAATACCGGCTCTGTTTCGACGAGCTCGCGCCCCATCCCCGCCCACTGCGGGCCCTGTCCGCAGAAGACGA
It includes:
- a CDS encoding AMP-binding protein; the protein is MTNTHIGDLLPWAARQHPHAGIVLVSEEHENDATLITYPQLLEDARRILGGLRAAGHRPGRRVALALERPGDFIPVFWACILGGYIPFPLMPARQNPAQWSATLAYVDALLDTPLLVTADTLQTLRAAPAQDFECTAKLSDPALLMLLPEPADAPKAVVLSHANLLASMASKAERLELTAADVTLNWVPFNHGAALLETHLLPLYLGATQVHSGPAAIFANPLRLLHLVDRHRVSMTFARNTVFAQIVAALGSPEAAPLAVDLSCVRHIVSGGEPVVVETGRAFLERLSACGLARTALRPAFGRPETCAGSIYSSEFPERDANREFASLGLPLPGLEMRVIDGELELRGPMVFSSYCNDADATRAAFTADGWFRTRTSGCIEDGRLRLVDPTKFE
- a CDS encoding class I SAM-dependent methyltransferase; the protein is METGRPSETARLAAVMRAAHRLLDHPPWIFEDGFAAPLAGIDDEATLRASVSAFREELTRRFSSDCAHALMRHIRADVTLRARYVEDELEKAMQRGVAQYVILGSGLDSFAYRRPDLVGKLHIFEVDHPATQARKQARLRELGTALPAHVTFVPVDFERQSMRERLCESGYREDVPAFFSWLGVTWYLTEDAIVATLKEVAHAASGSEIVLDCALPKSLLDQGQREILAMLGSLTATHGEPVRTEFQPVRMVALLREVGFSQVQDLGAHDINALYAKARIDGLRFPGLLHLLKATL
- a CDS encoding aldehyde dehydrogenase family protein gives rise to the protein MNDHLLVRSPIDGTRLGEAPQMNDGDVRAAVERARRAQRPWGELSVAARAERVARVIDAFLEHDEELVDLLVSETGKPKNEALSEVLFVVDACHYFTRHAARILADQSIELHHMKWLRSYVTHVPMGVIGVISPWNVPLAIPMGSVIEALVAGNAVVVKPSELTPLILLKAKEILDAAGLPPDLFQVVTGDARTGAALIDAGVQKVIFTGGVSGGRRVGAACAERLIPCVLELGGKAPLIACSDCDIERTARAIVAGGFSNSGQLCISVERVLAHESVYPALVDRVVTLTRELRQGDPRSNYVDMGAITFAKQTEIAEAHIRNALAHGATVATGGKRVAGPGTFFEPTILTECTLDMSVMREEIFGPIVPIMKVRDEDEALRIANDSHLGLNAYVFSRDMTRARAIAARVEAGTVMINEVLFAYGAPEAPFGGIKDSGYGRVHSDDSLRAMCHARHINHPRIQLPERNPLMFPYSAATYHGFRTVFRAAFKRHRWLGRLADLL
- a CDS encoding AMP-binding protein, whose translation is MSVDLSKLLPPANNAIELFRHHVATVPDKAMATFIEDGGREVALTFAELDRAATNLARELVRIAAPGERALIAYDSGREFGVALWGALYAGLIAVPVDPPGPGRPAGNVMRISNVATDSGATVCISSPVTKAALESDPTTRALGAKLKWVFPDLEDLFGRVAGDAPSVDTPTVKDVALIQYASGSTGAPKGTRATHGSLLRVAGAFIASSSAESPFGQPNVEVTWLPFTHSMAGYGFLIKCLTGAKMPGWYIEPAAFACSPVLWLSAISRHAGQQVYAVTPNFALDWCVSSTTEAERKQLDLSCWTHVMSMGEKVRPETLKAFTEAFRDSGFRPKLFIAGYGTSETGYITGSIGAGETRCFDRTAMGEGRLQEASEGGIPLLSSSGFMLPGARIEIVDPETREILKKGMIGEIWVATPYTMDGYWNRPEETEELYRAQTADSKGPFFRTGDLGAIYEDHLFITGRRKGVIVVRGRKHYVEDIEATLERTLRWLGANSTIAFSSDVNGVEELLIATEPRGAEAPHSIEEGTDAIRGVVAREFGVRVHEILFLSPGQLPRTGMGKVSRVTCKQLFDAASLGIAARSGTAPRADTAAFSIDLAAIERESDGELRAARATENVRGLLASLLGVPEDTLGVTKSFAELGVDSLTGVRFCGELVRQLPFDLSPAVLFSYPTLKELGALLGEKLRGNISIPTPSEAPTLVDLEIDDMSEDEAADALRAHLDTRSTS
- a CDS encoding YciI family protein, coding for MRYFMFVTSDESAWANSTPQYKEEIFGKYMAFTMEMQNAGVLLAVESLQPSSKGSRVQVRNGERTVVDGPWGEPSAVGGYYLIRVDSKDEALAWAAKCPGASYGTMEVREVSEFGK
- a CDS encoding SDR family NAD(P)-dependent oxidoreductase, with the translated sequence MNEKSNTSLMKRALAALKDAETEISRYRNAVPEPIAIVGAGCRIPGGATSPPAFWRLLEDGFDALREMPPGRRRLFESLGANPPAAGGLLDGIDRFDPSFFSISPREAISLDPAQRLLLEVSVEALEDGGIPLRHLRGSRTGTFMGFAGYSGYGSLSVAQVEMLYAVTGLSVSIAAGRIAYALDLQGPCIALDTACSSSLVAVHLASQSLRSGECNVALAGGVNVIAVTVGSDAMQATGALSSQGGRCRTFDAGADGYVRSEGCGVVVLKRLSDAQKAGDRVLGVIAGSAVSHDGHSNGLTAPNGRAQERLLRDALSAARMRPEDIDYVESHGTGTPLGDPIELEALGQVFARSHDAGRPLMVGSVKTNIGHTEGAAGIVGLLKVLGMFRRGIIPRHLHFEVPSPRVAWDALPISVPRETLPWPRTEGKRRVAGVNAFGFNGTISHAIVTEPPAPTEPSMEGDIEADRPRILPISAKTDSALQSYIASYIEYLDSPVSLDVTERDIAYTASERRDHHEHRLVVLGHDRAEWCDKLRSHLAGERPRGLVRGTAKDARPRVAFVFCGQGPQWAGMGRELVETEPVFRAAWEACYEHIRAAGGPAPSDDRMNQTAVAQPALFALQVSLAALWRSWGVSPDAVVGHSIGEVAAAHVAGALTLEDAARLVVLRGQIMQKATGLGKMLSVALPSASAERLIAEYGPRVSIGASNSPNATVLSGEAAALQTLAAQLGVRGIEAKWLPVEYAFHSAQMEGFGEELRGRLRELSPNETKTVLLMSTARGQAEQGTFFDADYWGQQILKPVLFAACIRDLVQRGYEAFLEMGPHPVLAAAMNETWGAQKKSARALASLRRNEEERPTMLESLGALHCAGYPIDWSKAYPTRGRTISLPTYPWQRQSYWLEGGRPKASSREEHCALEWRASPLVEEPGDGGGGWLIFADSAGRGAALEAHLASQGAICVRVTAGEAYARRGARDYVIDPREPAHFVRLLAEDDVRAALASSSGRSRVVHLWSANAAAAEPSLARIQQAQTLGSISALHLVQALAGTGWAQLPRLWLLTEGAQSVENEAVSVEQAPLWGFGMAVVQEMPELDCRLLDLDAATDIGCLADELLAGGDENRIVLRGAERYVARLVFYVPENPAPSFKSDATYLVTGGLGGLGLEVVKWMAARGARHFALLGRRAPPSDVEQVLEGVRAEGASVATFSVDVADAERLRAVVDEIRTSMPPLSGIIHAAGVPDMTPLAELDAPRLEAIGRAKLDGGWNLHEVSRGLSLDFFVLFSSVASLFGSPGQASYAAANAFLDGLAHYRRARALPALSIHFTAWSDVGMATQVAAHTTRYLATQGMGVLTAAEGIAALEHVFVSPRACVGIVPLSRAKLPKNRFVSELVAPTQAVIRAYSRIANLPREKRFAAIEDTLRGLLAKATRMPKHTLKTTDVLHDLGLDSLIALEVRQSVEEELNVQLVPSDIAAQATVHDLSARVAAKFDALHAGVKDARKAELSDVPAPLTILKSGGPAPRLRLVCFTGRGGCATDFQEWVPVLPEDWELVAVEYPSWDSERFDSNASGHRPLASLTLQVAGALMALPKAPFACLGHSLGALIAYATVVELERHAIEPMCVVLSNPTNSSTIQRTTTREQFRDERFLMTIADLEGVPVHRKTPEARRRFLNAFGEQCAWNFDFDPKWKLSCPIVMATSRGDGKLQDESLDVWRRSGGALTEWTFAGGHDYIRLEFAELASRIVDFIEGISK